The Takifugu flavidus isolate HTHZ2018 chromosome 21, ASM371156v2, whole genome shotgun sequence genome has a window encoding:
- the crybg2 gene encoding uncharacterized protein crybg2 isoform X1: MAKKSSRKSLKGLFSKSEASLDGAAERDAETEVEKKKFKLFRIKSKSKGGSGPEKAASEDQLARSAVESSQTADYAETWTHDIVFKDKRSLYATAPRSKDKDISYSELDLRKPKRFATFSFGLKKKKKKYEDNISKSTFGLHVPEPEESSQSSTPSQLSRAESDNLKTKRMLSVSQPELDTDDVFDIPSPPPVAPNHFESSFSQPPVSLNAAAELQEPRKPVGHADVPDEAPKAPLATIPELQMDTAASSEENISAHENVAQSSMMAPGAAAQTGSQTPPIHPADRPLHPSGQGGTVVDSVGSTILQHNSTRQDSAPVSEAIGGKTSGDQLQTPEGLGNPFTATADHHAVISGPEAEPASTPGETWAPEAVMSSAVGPKKTPCLVNQDEVYGALYDSLFPQSFTSEVLSSLATPPPQYSTTGQQSLTIVRTLDEYRAESTAPSHPDLSTDSAADREDPIDPDRISVPGSSRFTSYQNKAESNRGTDLQSGVPPSSLYSTAGRGKQAEPAHSPPQGKLQHFNIKENTPHTALLISAPPVFDYGTAPGRDARITHSVPTLTPVRDVVKDQTSSRAGSPSAVPQKKPVRNLERKTPAAPGDMDGFLSPSYLSVGSDDGSVMDIYYSAEEDNTESGDDEMYTMDEGGVQMEDRGKTGGLHMELGDLSGRDEGTFGGRTVQKSGEGGMRDGHGSETHLPGDRKFLDVMAQMKEEGKETREEKLLAKPVEQVNKRMVCDFVPPSAEMRGQLEDSQEPQARELEREAPPNSEQLSPRQPLIYLTRRSCVSYDTRQEVIINDDSAEAKEQVLIRAEAEEGGKEGRNADSICTTSTATDTAALVTASMTHTGSAPQHNRVPQSAEWVDTITRNTGRSSNLQPAALHLTDSLHTATTVPSGSPDRPAGAQRDPSPGSATTSGTAVLSEPDWTHKMNSGFSSLSTTLSLKNSSSPPEDESKRIRKVSLIRETEARSGSPPAAAETNGGEFKWRNRFEGVSQFKPPRSEDSPLSDGSEAATCNYLDTSFSLSSHAPEQHVTSGNREGDVCTGGEGERRDEWRRSSTEWEEPAAPAEREGAPLRLKSHWQQSAYDNTLEEEDEDSERFTGVFQATLVELDSDLVALPSTPPASPDSDSLCQFDMDNLVDTLKSMGPSMRPRTTVPRPPAPVLMSSLPPIVEDTHSPASVDVPDISGAANTRGSLEHKPTESLNGFTPSLQTWD, translated from the exons TGCTGTTGAGTCCAGCCAAACTGCCGATTACGCTGAGACCTGGACGCACGACATCGTCTTCAAAGACAAGCGCTCCCTGTATGCCACTGCtccgaggtcaaag GACAAAGACATCAGCTATTCAGAGCTGGACCTGCGCAAGCCTAAAAGGTTTGCAACCTTTTCTTTTGGtcttaaaaagaagaagaagaaatatgaGGACAACATTTCTAAGAGCACTTTTGGCCTTCATgtcccagagcctgaagaatcCAGCCAGTCCTCT ACTCCTTCGCAACTCAGTCGGGCGGAGTCGGATaacctgaaaacaaaaaggaTGCTGAGCGTTTCTCAGCCCGAGCTGGACACCGACGACGTCTTCGACATCCCGTCCCCTCCCCCTGTGGCCCCCAACCACTTTGAATCAAGCTTCTCGCAGCCACCGGTGTCTCTCAACGCCGCCGCAGAACTGCAGGAGCCTCGGAAGCCTGTCGGTCACGCCGACGTCCCTGACGAAGCGCCGAAAGCGCCGCTCGCAACCATCCCCGAGCTGCAGATGGACACCGCGGCTTCCTCAGAAGAGAACATTTCTGCTCATGAAAACGTGGCGCAAAGCAGCATGATGGCTCCTGGAGCCGcggctcagacaggaagtcagaccCCGCCCATCCATCCGGCTGACCGgcctctccatccctctggtCAGGGAGGAACAGTTGTGGACTCGGTTGGTTCCACCATCCTTCAACACAACAGCACTCGTCAGGATTCTGCCCCCGTTTCTGAGGCCATCGGGGGTAAAACATCAGGTGATCAGCTGCAGACTCCTGAAGGGCTCGGTAATCCCTTCACGGCCACCGCTGACCATCACGCCGTGATCTCCGGACCGGAGGCGGAGCCTGCCTCCACTCCTGGTGAGACGTGGGCTCCTGAAGCCGTGATGTCGTCAGCTGTCGGCCCTAAGAAGACTCCTTGTCTTGTGAATCAAGACGAGGTTTACGGAGCGCTGTACGATTCCCTCTTCCCACAGAGTTTCACCTCCGAGGTTCTCTCGTCCCTGGCGACCCCTCCCCCTCAGTATTCTACCACGGGCCAACAGTCGCTGACCATCGTGAGGACACTTGATGAGTACCGAGCAGAAAGCACGGCTCCCTCGCACCCTGACCTGTCCACCGACTCcgctgcagacagagaggatCCGATAGATCCTGACAGAATTTCTGTTCCTGGAAGTTCCAGATTTACTTCATATCAGAACAAAGCCGAATCCAACAGGGGCACAGATCTCCAGAGCGGagtccctccatcctctctgtaCTCCACCGCCGGGAGAGGGAAGCAGGCTGAGCCGGCCCACAGCCCTCCGCAGGGGAAATTACAGCACTTTAACATAAAGGAAAACACTCCTCACACCGCGCTTCTAATCTCAGCCCCTCCTGTTTTTGACTATGGAACAGCCCCAGGAAGAGATGCTCGGATTACCCACTCGGTCCCGACTCTGACTCCAGTCAGAGACGTCGTCAAAGACCAGACGAGCTCTCGGGCGGGCTCTCCCTCTGCTGTCCCTCAGAAGAAACCCGTAAGGAATCTCGAGCGGAAAacacctgctgctcctggagacATGGACGGCTTTTTGAGTCCCTCGTATCTCAGCGTCGGGTCAGATGACGGCAGCGTCATGGATATCTATTACAGCGCGGAAGAAGACAACACGGAGAGCGGCGATGACGAGATGTACACCATGGATGAGGGAGGAGTGCAGATGGAGGACAGGGGGAAGACTGGGGGGTTGCACATGGAGCTGGGTGACCTTTCAGGGAGAGATGAAGGAACATTTGGAGGGAGAACGGTGCAGAAatcaggggagggagggatgcgAGACGGCCACGGCTCTGAAACTCACCTGCCAGGTGACAGAAAGTTTCTGGACGTGATGGCGCAAATGAAAGAAGAGGGGAAGGAGACAAGAGAGGAGAAGTTACTCGCTAAACCGGTTGAGCAGGTGAATAAACGGATGGTATGTGACTTTGTTCCGCCCTCTGCTGAGATGCGTGGGCAGCTGGAGGATTCCCAGGAACCCCAGGCCAGAGAATTGGAAAGAGAAGCCCCCCCCAACAGTGAGCAGCTGTCCCCAAGACAGCCGCTGATTTACCTGACTCGTAGAAGCTGCGTGAGTTATGacaccagacaggaagtgataaTAAATGATGACAGCGCAGAGGCAAAAGAGCAAGTTTTGATTAGGGCAGAAGCGGAGGAAGGCGGCAAAGAGGGCAGGAACGCCGACAGTATCTGCACGACAAGCACGGCCACTGATACCGCGGCGCTGGTCACAGCCTCGATGACACACACAGGCTCCGCGCCTCAACACAATAGGGTTCCACAGAGTGCAGAGTGGGTGGATACGATTACTCGGAACACAGGCAGGAGCAGCAACCTACAGCCAGCAGCACTCCACCTGACGGACTCGCTTCACACAGCCACAACCGTGCCGTCGGGAAGCCCCGACCGTCCAGCTGGAGCCCAGCGGGACCCAAGTCCAGG GTCTGCGACAACGTCGGGGACGGCGGTTCTGTCTGAACCTGATTGGACCCACAAAATGAATTCAGGCTTCAGCAGCCTGAGCACCACGCTGTCCTTAAAGAactcctcttcccctccagaGGATGAGTCCAAACGTATCCGTAAGGTGTCTCTGATCAGGGAGACCGAGGCTCGTTCTGGGAGCCccccagctgcagctgagacgAATGGAGGCGAGTTCAAATGGAGGAACAGATTTGAGGGGGTGTCTCAGTTTAAACCCCCCAGAAGTGAGGATTCCCCTTTGAGTGACGGCAGCGAAGCAGCCACATGCAATTATCTCGACACTTCGttctccctgtcctcccacGCGCCGGAGCAGCATGTCACCTCTGGCAACAGGGAGGGGGACGTTTGCACGGGCGGAGAGGGTGAGCGGAGAGACgagtggaggagaagcagcacagagtgggaggagcctgctgcacctgcggagagggagggagcgccGCTGAGGTTAAAGTCACACTGGCAGCAATCTGCCTATGACAACACtttggaagaagaggacgaggactcGGAACGCTTCACTGGAGTCTTCCAGGCCACGCTTGTGGAGCTTGACTCCGATCTGGTAGCTCTTCCATCCActccccctgcctcccccgACTCAGACTCACTCTGCCAGTTTGACATGGACAACCTGGTTGACACTCTGAAGAGCATGGGGCCCTCCATGAGGCCGAGGACCACAGTCCCACGCCCACCTGCCCCGGTCCTGATGTCCTCCCTGCCGCCGATCGTTGAGGACACTCACAGCCCAGCCTCTGTGGACGTCCCGGACATCTCCGGCGCTGCAAATACCAGAGGATCTTTGGAGCACAAACCCACCGAGTCCCTGAACGGCTTTACACCCTCCCTCCAGACCTGGGACTGA
- the crybg2 gene encoding beta/gamma crystallin domain-containing protein 2 isoform X2, with translation MKQEQVATRGPGSILRTPNSSVMGTSDSVLDDAQSQILNGNGLLPSSRLDNSVIFGRSVTLDQNLENKAGHRSRFRTSSLPDVPFGERLSIGAKELESGTRADPVGSRYDRFAVLLNNSTSGSLNGSEDATMRISRAPHANITSTPPSNSPTRLLSPTGSIDLHRPLASPESTLAMFGQTPAMGVGAGRVSTPILQRSFSCEASLGVQQTSLFNSIHADAPFRSQEPPPESNLPSKYRAFPDAYLTKEKDHGKLNPRPGKMYIFDRSGMCGQRFEVRSDVIDATSWELQETISIRVVRGGWVLYEKPNFKGDKIALDEGDLEITCPFSPAEHQQNGHEEGAQNQPDGQTKPESERRFIIGSIRRVVRDYSVPEISLFPEEDAEGKKVVFRDTSDDARIFGQPIKANSVIVNAGLWLVYAHPSFQGTPRVLEVGGYSNPAAWGVDQPYVGSLHPLKIGEPRVENPSEPKMVIYDKPYFSGKSRTITGNMRDFMTRTDSQQTTFMYSVGSLKVLGGIWVGYEKEGFRGHQYLLEEGDYHDWRVWGGNDSELRSARVIRADLSDPLLVMFELPEDEGEGEQEENTFEVTEAIPDVELFNYRTNTRSIHVVSGAWIAYSHVDFSGNQYILEKGFYNNCADWGSQDNRICSVQPILMALGSKVLNELILYSEPDFKGECQVFDHNQEAVSEKRVTKSCRVSGGSWVIYEEKNYSGSLYVLSEGDYPNLSSMGCPSGFTICSVKTVPVTFTVPSISLFSLECLEGREITMDSEIASLVEEGFNNHVLSIRVDSGCWVICEHSNYRGRQFFLEPLEITNWLKFSSLQTVGSLFPVRQKRRVFRIKNSERGQFLSVQGGVDEMKSGRVVVSAHVEPMSDIWYYQDGLLKNKLISTMSLQVMGTIEPGAKAVLWSETRQPIQTWITQMKGLINSVTFPGMVLDVKGGKTYDKDHVVIMPESEERPSQQWVIELL, from the exons ATGAAGCAG GAGCAGGTTGCTACGCGAGGTCCAGGCTCCATCCTCAGAACCCCAAACAGCAGCGTAATGGGAACCTCCGACTCTGTCCTGGATGATGCTCAGTCCCAGATCCTCAATGGAAACGGGCTGCTTCCATCCTCTCGGCTGGACAACAGCGTCATCTTCGGCAGGTCGGTAACCTTGGATCAAAATCTGGAGAACAAAGCGGGCCACCGCTCACGGTTCCGAACCAGCTCGCTGCCAGACGTGCCGTTTGGCGAGCGCCTGAGCATAGGGGCCAAGGAGCTGGAGTCGGGCACGAGAGCAGACCCAGTGGGGTCCCGTTATGACCGTTTCGCCGTCCTCCTCAACAACTCCACCTCGGGCTCCTTGAATGGATCAGAAGACGCCACCATGCGCATCAGCCGCGCCCCGCATGCCAACATCACCTCGACGCCCCCCAGCAACAGTCCCACGCGTCTCCTCAGCCCCACTGGCTCCATCGACCTCCACCGACCACTCGCCTCGCCAGAGTCCACCCTGGCCATGTTCGGCCAGACACCGGCGATGGGCGTGGGGGCCGGGAGGGTGAGCACCCCCATACTGcagaggagcttcagctgtgagGCCAGTCTGGGCGTCCAGCAGACGTCCTTGTTCAACAGCATCCATGCAGACGCACCGTTCAGGAGCCAAGAACCTCCACCTGAAAGTAATCTGCCCTCCAAGTACAGAGCTTTCCCCGATGCATAT CTCACTAAAGAGAAGGACCATGGAAAACTCAATCCTCGTCCCGGAAAG ATGTACATCTTTGACCGGTCGGGGATGTGCGGCCAAAGATTTGAGGTGCGCAGTGATGTCATCGATGCCACGtcgtgggagctgcaggagaccaTCTCCATCAGGGTGGTCAGAGGAGG CTGGGTGCTGTACGAGAAGCCAAACTTTAAAGGTGATAAGATCGCCCTCGATGAGGGAGACCTAGAGATCACGTGTCCCTTCAGCCCTGCGGAGCATCAGCAGAACGGACATGAGGAGGGGGCTCAGAATCAACCAGACGGGCAAACAAAACCTGAATCGGAGCGGAGGTTCATCATCGGATCCATCCGGAGAGTTGTCAGA GACTACAGTGTTCCAGAAATTAGTCTGTTCCCAGAGGAGGACGCCGAAGGGAAGAAGGTTGTTTTCCGAGATACGTCAGACGACGCCAGGATTTTTGGTCAGCCCATCAAAGCAAACTCCGTCATCGTCAACGCGGGACT GTGGCTGGTGTACGCGCACCCGTCCTTCCAGGGTACACCACGGGTGCTCGAGGTGGGGGGGTACAGCAACCCTGCTGCCTGGGGGGTGGATCAGCCCTACGTGGGATCACTCCATCCGCTCAAAATC GGGGAACCGAGAGTGGAAAACCCCAGTGAACCTAAA ATGGTGATCTACGACAAGCCCTACTTCAGTGGAAAATCAAGGACCATAACCGGCAACATGAGAGACTTCATGACCCGAACAGACTCCCAGCAGACCACCTTCATGTACAGCGTCGGCTCCCTTAAAGTGCTGGGAGGGAT CTGGGTAGGCTATGAGAAGGAGGGCTTCCGGGGTCACCAGTACCTCCTGGAGGAGGGCGACTACCACGACTGGAGGGTGTGGGGAGGCAACGACTCCGAGCTGCGCTCCGCCAGGGTCATCCGGGCG GATCTCAGCGACCCGTTACTGGTGATGTTTGAGCTCCCAGAggatgagggggagggagagcaggaggagaacacGTTCGAGGTGACGGAGGCCATCCCTGATGTCGAGCTCTTCAACTACAGAACCAACACGCGCTCCATCCACGTGGTCAGCGGGGC GTGGATCGCCTACTCTCATGTGGACTTCTCTGGGAACCAGTACATCCTAGAGAAAGGCTTCTACAATAACTGTGCAGACTGGGGTTCCCAAGACAACCGCATCTGCTCAGTACAACCCATCCTCATG GCTCTCGGTTCCAAAGTATTAAATGAG ctGATATTATACTCGGAGCCAGACTTTAAGGGTGAGTGTCAGGTGTTTGACCACAACCAGGAAGCCGTGTCTGAAAAGCGTGTGACCAAGTCCTGCCGAGTATCGGGAGGGAG CTGGGTGATCTACGAGGAGAAAAACTACTCGGGGAGCTTGTATGTCCTATCTGAGGGCGATTATCCAAATCTGTCTAGCATGGGATGTCCGTCAGGTTTCACCATCTGCTCCGTCAAGACTGTGCCAGTG ACGTTCACCGTTCCCTCCATCTCACTGTTCAGCCTGGAGTGCCTGGAGGGCCGAGAGATCACCATGGACAGTGAGATCGCCAGCTTGGTGGAAGAAGGCTTCAACAACCACGTCCTGTCCATCAGAGTCGACAGCGGCTG TTGGGTGATATGTGAGCACAGTAACTACAGGGGGCGCCAGTTCTTCCTGGAACCACTGGAAATCACCAACTGGCTGAAGTTCAGCTCTTTACAAACTGTTGGTTCCCTGTTCCCAGTCAGACAG AAGCGCCGTGTTTTCCGCATCAAGAACAGCGAGCGCGGCCAGTTTTTGTCCGTGCAGGGAGGTGTGGACGAGATGAAATCTGGACGGGTGGTGGTGAGCGCACACGTGGAGCCCATGAGTGACATCTGGTACTATCAGGATGGACTCCTGAAAAATAAG CTGATCTCAACCATGAGCCTTCAGGTCATGGGCACCATTGAGCCAGGAGCCAAGGCGGTTCTGTGGTCGGAAACCCGTCAGCCCATCCAGACCTGGATCACCCAGATGAAAGGCCTCATCAACAGCGTCACCTTCCCTGGCATGGTGCTGGATGTCAAAG gtGGGAAAACCTATGACAAGGACCATGTGGTGATCATGccagagagcgaggagaggcCGAGCCAACAGTGGGTGATAGAACTGCTGTAA
- the LOC130518712 gene encoding uncharacterized protein LOC130518712: protein MKILGICSLLLLAKSNAESTPLPSPTTTPNTTLIGTNNSTMGPSTTTMGTSTTTMGTSTTTMGPSTTTMGTSTTSMGPSTTTMGTSTTTMGPSTTTMGTSTTTMGTSTTTMGPSTTTMGTSTTTMCPSTTTMGPSPPTMGPSPPTMGPSTTTMGTSTTTMGTSTTTMGPSTTTMGTSTTTMHHYNGPQHHHNGPQHHYNGHQHHHNGHSQHYNGPRSHHSEFHCHQCNNNSSDHPG, encoded by the exons ATGAAGATCCTGGGAATTTGTTCACTGTTGCTGCTGGCAAAG TCCAATGCCGAATCCACCCCTCTCCCCAGCCCCACCACAACGCCTAACACCACTCTAATAGGCACTAACAACTCCACAATGGGCCCCAGCACCACTACA AtgggcaccagcaccaccacgaTGGGGACCAGCACCACTACAATGGGCCCCAGCACCACTACAATGGGCACCAGCACCACTTCGATGGGCCCCAGCACCACTACAATGGGCACCAGCACCACTACAATGGGCCCCAGCACCACTACAAtgggcaccagcaccaccacgaTGGGGACCAGCACCACTACAATGGGCCCCAGCACCACTACGATGGGGACCAGCACCACTACAATGTGCCCCAGCACCACTACAATGGGCCCCAGCCCCCCTACAATGGGCCCCAGCCCCCCTACAATGGGCCCCAGCACCACTACGAtgggcaccagcaccaccacgaTGGGGACCAGCACCACTACAATGGGCCCCAGCACCACTACAATGGGCACCAGCACCACTACAatg CACCACTACAATGGGCCCCAGCACCACCACAATGGGCCCCAGCACCACTACAATggacaccagcaccaccacaatGGGCACAGCCAACACTACAATGGGCCCCGAAGTCACCACAGTGAATTCCACTGTCACCAATGCAACAACAACTCCTCAGACCACCCCGGGTAA
- the anxa14 gene encoding annexin A2 isoform X2, with protein sequence MSWGTLGTVRPFPNFHPERDAVELQAALEKKDTVTLVRILTNRSNAQRQVLAKTFEDITQKDLEGAVKKAVTGDLAALLLSLLMPPQEHDAYRFQQAMAGLGTDEETLIEILSMRSRKQLDDISAAYTFLYKKDLEKELRGETSGDFAKLVVALLHKECVTGSVQRDMETLLIAVNSKKADGKPWIDMLTSRDPEHLKKVLAELEVECGQNVDHIFEKRFSGDFRLGLKVLAQCIQSPYAYLAKRLTNTKSSVLQGIMVSHSEEDLLCIRVAYLKLTGASLYTSLQKQFKGDHLQALLAVCRSED encoded by the exons ATGTCCTGGGGAACCCTTGGAACAGTACGGCCTTTTCCCAATTTCCACCCGGAACGGGATGCCGTGGAGCTCCAGGCAGCGCTGGAGAAGAAAG ATACGGTGACGCTGGTGAGGATCCTGACCAATCGCAGCAACGCTCAGAGACAAGTGCTTGCTAAGACCTTTGAAGACATTACACAAAAG GACCTGGAAGGTGCTGTGAAGAAGGCTGTGACTGGAGATCTGGCCGCTCTGCTACTCAGCCTGCTGATGCCTCCTCAGGAACATGATGCTTACCGCTTTCAGCAGGCCATGGCG ggTTTAGGCACTGACGAGGAGACGCTGATAGAGATCTTGTCCATGCGATCCAGAAAGCAGCTTGATGACATCAGTGCtgcatacacatttt TGTATAAGAAGGACTTAGagaaggagctgagaggagagacCAGTGGGGACTTTGCCAAACTTGTAGTGGCACTGCTTCAT AAAGAATGTGTTACTGGTTCTGTTCAGAGGGATATGGAG ACTCTTTTAATAGCAGTAAACTCTAAAAAAGCTGATGGAAAACCCTGGATTGACATGCTGACATCTAGAGACCCAGAGCATCTTAAGAAAG TCCTggcggagctggaggtggagtgTGGCCAGAACGTGGATCACATTTTCGAGAAACGGTTTTCGGGCGATTTTCGATTGGGTTTGAAAGTTTTAG CACAGTGCATTCAAAGCCCCTACGCCTACCTGGCCAAAAGACTAACCAACACCAAG AGCTCAGTGTTGCAGGGAATCATGGTGTCTCATAGCGAGGAAGACTTGCTGTGCATCCGAGTAGCCTATTTGAAGCTAACAGGTGCTTCCCTTTACACATCCCTACAG AAGCAGTTCAAGGGAGACCATCTGCAGGCTCTGCTGGCCGTCTGCCGCTCAGAAGACTAA
- the LOC130518394 gene encoding uncharacterized protein LOC130518394 — protein MGLLLSPPLFSGVCKNFLVDQDKAREHTQNRTFQHLRFSSSSLSNMKILGICSLLLLAKSNAQSSPGPSTTTTPITTLEGTNNPTMGTSTTMMGTSTTTTTMDTRTTTMGTANTTMVPEVTTVNSTVTNATTTPQTTPGNGGSVLTASLLFPLVSAVLWVL, from the exons ATGGGATTGCtactatcaccaccactgtttTCTGGTGTCTG CAAGAATTTCCTTGTTGACCAAGATAAAGCCAGAGAACATACACAGAACAGGACATTTCAACATCTCCGCTTcagctcctcttctctctccaacATGAAGATCCTGGGAATTTGTTCACTGTTGCTGCTGGCAAAG TCCAATGCCCAATCCTCCCCTGGCCCCAGCACCACCACAACGCCTATCACCACTCTAGAAGGCACTAACAACCCCACGAtgggcaccagcaccaccatgaTGGggaccagcaccaccaccactacaATGGACACCAGGACCACCACAATGGGCACAGCCAACACTACAATGGTCCCCGAAGTCACCACAGTGAATTCCACTGTCACCAATGCAACAACAACTCCTCAGACCACCCCGGGTAACGGAGGCTCAGTCCTCACAGCTTcgctgctgtttcctcttgtgtCTGCGGTGCTCTGGGTGCTTTGA
- the anxa14 gene encoding annexin A2 isoform X1, with product MDPEYFKSWNMSWGTLGTVRPFPNFHPERDAVELQAALEKKDTVTLVRILTNRSNAQRQVLAKTFEDITQKDLEGAVKKAVTGDLAALLLSLLMPPQEHDAYRFQQAMAGLGTDEETLIEILSMRSRKQLDDISAAYTFLYKKDLEKELRGETSGDFAKLVVALLHKECVTGSVQRDMETLLIAVNSKKADGKPWIDMLTSRDPEHLKKVLAELEVECGQNVDHIFEKRFSGDFRLGLKVLAQCIQSPYAYLAKRLTNTKSSVLQGIMVSHSEEDLLCIRVAYLKLTGASLYTSLQKQFKGDHLQALLAVCRSED from the exons atggaCCCTGAGTACTTCAAATCCTGG AACATGTCCTGGGGAACCCTTGGAACAGTACGGCCTTTTCCCAATTTCCACCCGGAACGGGATGCCGTGGAGCTCCAGGCAGCGCTGGAGAAGAAAG ATACGGTGACGCTGGTGAGGATCCTGACCAATCGCAGCAACGCTCAGAGACAAGTGCTTGCTAAGACCTTTGAAGACATTACACAAAAG GACCTGGAAGGTGCTGTGAAGAAGGCTGTGACTGGAGATCTGGCCGCTCTGCTACTCAGCCTGCTGATGCCTCCTCAGGAACATGATGCTTACCGCTTTCAGCAGGCCATGGCG ggTTTAGGCACTGACGAGGAGACGCTGATAGAGATCTTGTCCATGCGATCCAGAAAGCAGCTTGATGACATCAGTGCtgcatacacatttt TGTATAAGAAGGACTTAGagaaggagctgagaggagagacCAGTGGGGACTTTGCCAAACTTGTAGTGGCACTGCTTCAT AAAGAATGTGTTACTGGTTCTGTTCAGAGGGATATGGAG ACTCTTTTAATAGCAGTAAACTCTAAAAAAGCTGATGGAAAACCCTGGATTGACATGCTGACATCTAGAGACCCAGAGCATCTTAAGAAAG TCCTggcggagctggaggtggagtgTGGCCAGAACGTGGATCACATTTTCGAGAAACGGTTTTCGGGCGATTTTCGATTGGGTTTGAAAGTTTTAG CACAGTGCATTCAAAGCCCCTACGCCTACCTGGCCAAAAGACTAACCAACACCAAG AGCTCAGTGTTGCAGGGAATCATGGTGTCTCATAGCGAGGAAGACTTGCTGTGCATCCGAGTAGCCTATTTGAAGCTAACAGGTGCTTCCCTTTACACATCCCTACAG AAGCAGTTCAAGGGAGACCATCTGCAGGCTCTGCTGGCCGTCTGCCGCTCAGAAGACTAA